One genomic window of Arachis stenosperma cultivar V10309 chromosome 10, arast.V10309.gnm1.PFL2, whole genome shotgun sequence includes the following:
- the LOC130955290 gene encoding glucose-6-phosphate isomerase, cytosolic, whose translation MASSTLISDTEQWKELKAHVADIKKTHLRDLLRDDARSQSMTVEFDGILLDYSRQQATLETVGKLFKLAEAASLKQKIGRMYNGEHINSTENRSVLHVALRASRDAVIQSDGKNVVPDVWKVLDKIKEFSERVRSGSWVGATGKQLKDVVAIGIGGSFLGPLFVHTALQTDPEASESSRGRQLRFLANVDPIDVARNITGLNPETTLVVVVSKTFTTAETMLNARTLREWISSALGPSAVAKHMVAVSTNLTLVEKFGIDPNNAFAFWDWVGGRYSVCSAVGVLPLSLQYGFPVIEKFLKGASSIDQHVHSEPFERNIPVLLGLLSVWNVSFLGYPARAILPYSQALEKLAPHIQQVSMESNGKGVSIDGVPLPFEAGEIDFGEPGTNGQHSFYQLIHQGRVIPCDFIGVVKSQQPVYLKGEVVSNHDELMSNFFAQPDALAYGKTPEQLQKENVPPHLVAHKTFTGNRPSVSLLLPSLNAYNIGQLLAIYEHRVAVQGFIWNINSFDQWGVELGKSLATQVRKQLNASRTKKEPIQGFNFSTTTMLTRYLQASADIPADPPTHLPQI comes from the exons ATGGCTTCTTCCACGCTAATCTCTGACACCGAGCAATGGAAGGAGTTGAAG GCCCATGTCGCAGACATAAAAAAGACTCATTTGCGAGATTTATTGCGTGATGATGCTAGATCCCAGTCCATGACGGT CGAGTTTGATGGGATTCTATTGGACTACTCAAGACAGCAGGCTACCCTTGAAACAGTGGGAAAACTCTTCAAATTGGCTGAG GCTGCATCCCTGAAACAGAAGATAGGCCGAATGTACAATGGGGAGCAT ATAAATAGCACTGAGAATAGGTCAGTGCTCCATGTTGCTCTTCGTGCTTCAAGGGATGCTGTTATACAGAGTGATGGAAAGAATGTTGTCCCTGATGTTTGGAAAGTGCTGGACAAAATAAAGGAGTTTTCCGAGCGGGTTCGCAGTGGATCTTGG GTTGGAGCTACAGGAAAGCAACTGAAGGATGTTGTTGCCATCGGTATTGGTGGTAGCTTCTTAGGCCCACTTTTTGTGCACACTGCTCTACAAACAG ATCCTGAAGCAAGTGAATCTTCAAGAGGACGTCAGCTGCGCTT TCTTGCAAATGTTGATCCAATTGATGTTGCCAGAAATATCACGGGATTAAATCCTGAAACAACCCTAG TTGTGGTTGTTTCAAAGACATTTACAACTGCCGAAACAATGTTGAATGCTCGAACACTCAGGGAATGGATTTCATCTGCTCTCGG GCCCTCAGCAGTTGCAAAACATATGGTTGCTGTCAGTACTAATCTTACG CTTGTGGAAAAGTTTGGCATTGACCCTAATAATGCTTTTGCATTTTGGGATTGGGTTGGTGGCCGATATAGTG TTTGCAGTGCTGTTGGAGTATTGCCTTTATCTCTACAATATGGTTTCCCAGTAATTGAGAA GTTTCTAAAGGGAGCTTCCAGTATTGATCAACATGTGCATTCAGAACCATTTGAAAGAAATATACCT GTGCTTCTCGGGTTGTTGAGCGTATGGAATGTCTCATTCCTTGGATATCCTGCCAGA GCTATCTTACCTTATTCTCAAGCCTTGGAGAAGCTTGCCCCACACATTCAACAG GTCAGCATGGAAAGTAATGGAAAGGGAGTTTCTATTGATGGGGTACCTCTACCATTTGAGGCTGGTGAGATTGATTTTGGTGAACCAGGAACAAACGGGCAACACAGTTTTTATCAACTTATACACCAG GGCCGTGTTATTCCTTGTGATTTTATTGGAGTTGTGAAAAGTCAGCAACCTGTTTACCTGAAAG GTGAGGTAGTGAGCAATCATGACGAGCTAATGTCAAATTTCTTTGCACAACCAGATGCCCTTGCTTATGGGAAG ACACCAGAACAGTTGCAAAAAGAGAATGTTCCACCACATCTTGTGGCACACAAG ACCTTCACTGGCAATCGGCCATCTGTCAGTCTTCTGCTTCCATCATTGAATGCTTATAATATTGGACAG TTGTTAGCAATCTATGAACATAGAGTTGCTGTTCAAGGTTTCATATGGAACATCAATTCTTTTGATCAATGGGGAGTGGAACTGGGGAAG TCATTAGCTACTCAAGTGAGAAAGCAACTTAATGCGTCGCGTACAAAGAAGGAACCAATTCAAGGCTTTAATTTCAGTACTACAACTATGTTAACAAGATATCTTCAG GCAAGTGCAGATATCCCAGCTGATCCACCAACTCATTTACCTCAGATTTAA